From the genome of Vulgatibacter sp., one region includes:
- the dnaX gene encoding DNA polymerase III subunit gamma/tau yields MSYLVLARKYRPQAFEDVTGQEHVVQTLGNAIAHDRVAHAFLLCGPRGVGKTTTARLLARALNCHEGPTATPCGTCQACREIVAGSSVDVVEIDGASNNGVDNVRELREAARYLPQRDRHKVFIIDEVHMLSVAAFNALLKTLEEPPPHVKFVFATTDPQKLPDTILSRCQRHNFRRVPAGKMVDRLRFICDAEGIAISDRALALVARQADGGMRDALSLLDQLLSSAGTQIEDGAVEEALGLVDRTVVHEIAGGLLERDGKRVIESLARVYDRGVDAKRLCEELAQHLRDLVYVKAIGQAPGDRGDVEQKLLVEQAGKADATQITRLFDLVHHAIRELSYAAQPRLALEVALLSAVHLAPAQGLADLAARLDAVAGALASGTAPMPKPMQAAPAPAPQRGPPQQQRAPMAPPVSHGQPPQQQRPAAPQRPVQMPTNDLLQQVEALTRGRAAPRQAGGRPAGRGTPPAGGSDEEPHGAPRAFSPPPATGPVAPPAAARPLAPPVQQQQRQAPSPPAAGGSRVPFEIPAGMPVPRGMQGGRPPEGRSGFGARPPAPNGPGPGAGRPDFRAAIAARASAPAPAPWGDDEPPPPGDEDMPSWGDEEPGFSGGGEVRALPREEMPGGCATNECRDEPAPQASATAPVPAPADDPTADVHARWRDAVDGLRRENTIIGSCLSEGRLLWLRPGEVALGYPPAGHFYRSQLESTFARQVEEMLSRWFGAPTKLKLQEAAANAPASVADTERKAREERRLRLRAEAREHPAVLAVQSILGGEIDDIEVLEER; encoded by the coding sequence ATGAGCTACCTGGTCCTGGCGAGGAAATACCGTCCGCAGGCGTTCGAGGACGTCACCGGCCAGGAGCACGTGGTCCAGACGCTGGGCAACGCCATCGCCCACGATCGCGTCGCCCACGCCTTCCTCCTCTGCGGCCCGCGCGGCGTGGGCAAGACCACCACCGCGCGCCTGCTCGCCCGGGCCCTCAACTGCCACGAAGGCCCCACCGCCACCCCCTGCGGCACCTGCCAGGCCTGCCGCGAGATCGTGGCGGGTTCCTCGGTGGACGTGGTGGAGATCGACGGCGCCTCGAACAACGGCGTGGACAACGTGCGCGAGCTCCGCGAAGCGGCCCGCTACCTGCCCCAGCGCGACCGGCACAAGGTCTTCATCATCGACGAGGTCCACATGCTCTCGGTGGCGGCGTTCAACGCGCTGCTCAAGACGCTCGAAGAGCCGCCGCCGCACGTGAAGTTCGTCTTCGCCACCACCGATCCGCAGAAGCTCCCCGACACGATCCTCTCCCGCTGCCAGCGCCACAACTTCCGCCGGGTGCCCGCGGGAAAGATGGTCGATCGCCTGCGCTTCATCTGCGACGCCGAGGGGATCGCGATCTCCGACCGGGCCCTGGCGCTGGTGGCGCGGCAGGCGGACGGCGGCATGCGCGACGCGCTCTCGCTCCTCGACCAGCTCCTGTCTTCGGCTGGGACGCAGATCGAGGACGGAGCGGTGGAGGAGGCGCTGGGCCTCGTCGATCGCACCGTGGTCCACGAGATCGCAGGCGGGCTCCTCGAACGCGACGGCAAGCGGGTGATCGAGTCGCTGGCGCGGGTCTACGACCGCGGCGTCGACGCGAAGCGGCTCTGCGAGGAGCTGGCGCAGCACCTGCGCGATCTCGTCTACGTGAAGGCGATCGGGCAGGCGCCGGGCGATCGCGGCGACGTGGAGCAGAAGCTGCTGGTCGAGCAGGCCGGCAAGGCGGACGCGACGCAGATCACCCGGCTCTTCGACCTGGTGCACCACGCGATCCGGGAGCTCTCCTACGCGGCGCAGCCGCGGCTGGCGCTGGAGGTGGCGCTGCTCTCGGCGGTGCACCTGGCGCCTGCGCAGGGGCTGGCGGATCTCGCGGCGCGGCTCGACGCGGTGGCAGGGGCGCTGGCGAGCGGCACGGCGCCGATGCCGAAGCCGATGCAGGCGGCGCCGGCTCCCGCGCCGCAGCGGGGACCGCCGCAGCAGCAGCGGGCGCCGATGGCACCGCCGGTGTCACACGGGCAGCCGCCGCAGCAACAGCGGCCCGCGGCGCCGCAGCGGCCGGTGCAGATGCCCACCAACGATCTGCTCCAGCAGGTGGAGGCCCTCACCCGCGGCAGGGCGGCGCCCCGGCAGGCGGGGGGCAGGCCTGCAGGGCGCGGCACGCCGCCGGCAGGTGGCAGCGACGAAGAACCCCATGGTGCGCCGCGCGCTTTCAGCCCGCCACCGGCGACTGGTCCGGTAGCGCCGCCTGCTGCAGCGCGTCCCCTCGCGCCGCCGGTGCAGCAACAGCAGCGGCAGGCGCCGTCTCCTCCTGCGGCAGGTGGCTCCCGGGTGCCCTTCGAGATCCCGGCGGGCATGCCCGTGCCCCGGGGGATGCAGGGCGGACGCCCGCCGGAGGGCCGGAGCGGATTCGGCGCCAGACCCCCTGCGCCGAACGGTCCCGGTCCCGGCGCCGGCAGGCCCGATTTTCGTGCGGCAATCGCCGCCAGGGCGAGCGCGCCGGCGCCTGCGCCCTGGGGCGACGACGAGCCGCCGCCGCCCGGCGACGAGGACATGCCGTCGTGGGGCGACGAGGAGCCCGGCTTCTCCGGCGGCGGCGAGGTGCGCGCGCTGCCGCGGGAGGAGATGCCCGGCGGCTGCGCCACCAACGAATGCCGCGACGAGCCCGCGCCGCAGGCCTCCGCGACAGCTCCCGTGCCCGCGCCGGCGGACGATCCCACCGCCGACGTCCACGCCCGCTGGCGCGACGCCGTCGACGGCCTGCGCCGCGAGAACACGATCATCGGCTCCTGCCTCTCCGAGGGCCGCCTCCTCTGGCTCCGGCCCGGCGAGGTGGCGCTGGGCTACCCACCGGCGGGCCATTTCTACCGGAGCCAGCTCGAGAGCACCTTCGCCCGGCAGGTGGAGGAGATGCTGAGCCGCTGGTTCGGCGCGCCGACGAAGCTCAAGCTGCAGGAGGCGGCCGCCAACGCGCCTGCGTCCGTGGCGGATACGGAGCGCAAGGCGCGGGAGGAGCGGCGCCTCCGCCTCCGCGCCGAGGCCCGCGAGCATCCTGCGGTCCTCGCGGTGCAATCGATCCTCGGCGGCGAAATCGACGACATCGAAGTGTTGGAGGAGCGGTAG
- a CDS encoding YbaB/EbfC family nucleoid-associated protein, producing MPGFDFNTLMRQVRKMQEEANKKKEELAETVRVEGKAADGLVTATVNGVRELVSLKIDPKAVDTDDLSMLEDLVVAAVNQALAQAKVQEDAEMGKLTGGIKIPGLTM from the coding sequence ATGCCCGGTTTCGATTTCAACACGCTGATGCGCCAGGTCCGGAAGATGCAGGAGGAGGCCAACAAGAAGAAGGAGGAGTTGGCCGAGACCGTCCGCGTCGAGGGCAAGGCCGCCGACGGGCTGGTCACCGCCACCGTCAACGGCGTGCGCGAGCTCGTCTCGCTCAAGATCGATCCCAAGGCCGTCGACACCGACGACCTCTCGATGCTCGAGGATCTCGTCGTCGCCGCCGTGAACCAGGCGCTCGCCCAGGCCAAGGTCCAGGAAGATGCCGAGATGGGCAAGCTCACCGGCGGCATCAAGATCCCCGGCCTGACGATGTGA
- the serS gene encoding serine--tRNA ligase, with protein MLDLKYVLSNFDEVAAKLARRGGSIDLEPVRRLGEERRTLLQESESLRQKQNAANEQMKVLAKQGGDALAGARAELKELSGQIKGLDEKLRGIEAELEQALLYLPNLPAESTPEGRSEDDNVQVRTWGEKRALDFAPKTHDELGTALGIFDFDRAAKLSGARFVVLRGMGARLERALAAFMLDVHTSRGYEEVLPPYLVNRESMTGTGQLPKFEDDAFKTREEEQKDEKFLIPTAEVPVTNLYRDEILEGEQLPLRHTAWTPCFRREAGSYGRDTKGLIRQHQFHKVELVKFTRPESSYEELEKLTGDAEEILQRLGLHYRVMALCTGDLGFGAAKTYDIEVWLPGQSAYREISSCSNFEDFQARRAQIRFRPAKGEKPRFVHTLNGSGLAIGRTVVAILEQYQRADGSVAIPEALQPYLGGAKELR; from the coding sequence ATGCTCGATCTGAAGTACGTCCTTTCCAACTTCGACGAAGTGGCGGCGAAGCTCGCCCGCCGCGGTGGCAGCATCGACCTCGAGCCGGTGCGCCGGCTCGGCGAGGAGCGCCGCACGCTGCTGCAGGAGAGCGAGAGCCTCCGGCAGAAGCAGAACGCCGCCAACGAGCAGATGAAGGTGCTGGCGAAGCAGGGCGGCGACGCCCTCGCCGGCGCCCGCGCCGAGCTCAAGGAGCTCTCCGGCCAGATCAAGGGGCTCGACGAGAAGCTCCGCGGGATCGAGGCGGAGCTCGAGCAGGCCCTGCTCTACCTGCCCAACCTCCCGGCGGAGAGCACCCCGGAGGGCAGGAGCGAGGACGACAACGTCCAGGTCCGCACCTGGGGCGAGAAGCGCGCCCTCGACTTCGCGCCGAAGACCCACGACGAGCTCGGCACCGCCCTCGGCATCTTCGACTTCGACCGGGCGGCGAAGCTCTCCGGCGCCCGCTTCGTCGTGCTGCGGGGCATGGGCGCCAGGCTCGAGCGGGCCCTCGCCGCCTTCATGCTCGACGTGCACACGAGCCGCGGCTACGAAGAGGTGCTCCCGCCCTACCTGGTCAACCGCGAGTCGATGACCGGCACCGGCCAGCTCCCGAAATTCGAGGACGACGCCTTCAAGACCCGGGAGGAGGAGCAGAAGGACGAGAAGTTCCTCATCCCCACCGCCGAGGTCCCGGTCACCAACCTCTACCGGGACGAGATCCTCGAGGGCGAACAGCTGCCGCTGCGGCACACCGCCTGGACGCCCTGCTTTCGCCGCGAGGCGGGGAGCTATGGCAGGGACACCAAGGGGCTCATCCGCCAGCACCAATTCCACAAGGTGGAGCTGGTGAAGTTCACCAGGCCCGAGAGCTCCTACGAGGAGCTGGAGAAGCTCACCGGTGACGCGGAGGAGATCCTCCAGCGCCTCGGCCTCCACTACCGGGTGATGGCGCTCTGCACCGGCGACCTCGGCTTCGGCGCCGCCAAGACCTACGACATCGAGGTCTGGCTGCCGGGGCAGAGCGCCTACCGCGAGATCTCGAGCTGTTCGAACTTCGAGGACTTCCAGGCGCGGCGGGCGCAGATCCGCTTCCGCCCCGCCAAGGGCGAAAAGCCGCGCTTCGTCCACACCCTCAACGGCTCCGGGCTCGCCATCGGCCGCACCGTGGTGGCGATCCTCGAGCAGTACCAGCGGGCGGACGGAAGCGTAGCAATTCCGGAGGCTTTGCAGCCCTATCTCGGCGGCGCGAAAGAGCTGCGCTGA
- the recR gene encoding recombination mediator RecR, protein MTPDPIQRLTAELAKLPGIGEKTAQRLAFHILRSKPGYARDLAAAIVDVTEKVRLCSVCCTLTEGDPCATCSDDRRDDRIVCVVENVPDLLAVERTREFRGRYHVLHGALSPLDGIGPDQLRVKELVRRLGTPPEGRERVEEVIVATNPDVEGEATALYLTRLLKPLGVRVTRIAQGVPMGGDLEYADQVTLARALAGRREI, encoded by the coding sequence TTGACCCCCGACCCGATCCAGCGCCTCACCGCCGAGCTCGCCAAGCTGCCCGGCATCGGTGAGAAGACCGCGCAGCGACTCGCCTTCCACATCCTCCGCTCCAAGCCGGGGTACGCACGCGATCTGGCGGCAGCCATCGTCGACGTGACGGAGAAGGTCCGCCTCTGCTCGGTGTGCTGCACGCTCACCGAGGGAGACCCCTGCGCGACGTGCAGCGACGACCGGCGCGACGATCGGATCGTGTGCGTGGTCGAGAACGTGCCCGATCTGCTGGCGGTGGAGCGCACCCGCGAATTCCGCGGCCGCTACCACGTGCTCCACGGCGCGCTCTCTCCCCTCGACGGGATCGGCCCGGACCAGCTCCGCGTCAAGGAGTTGGTCCGCCGCCTCGGTACACCGCCGGAAGGGCGCGAGCGGGTCGAGGAGGTGATCGTCGCCACCAACCCCGACGTCGAGGGCGAGGCCACCGCGCTCTACCTCACCCGCCTGCTCAAGCCCCTCGGCGTGCGCGTCACCCGGATCGCCCAGGGCGTCCCCATGGGCGGCGATCTCGAATACGCCGACCAGGTCACGCTCGCCCGCGCGCTCGCGGGCCGCCGGGAGATCTGA
- the tadA gene encoding tRNA adenosine(34) deaminase TadA: MYPADEHFLDLALEEARKAAAEDEVPVGAIAIYQGEIVGTGRNARECRTDPLAHAELDAIRNASRNLSRWRLTGVTLYVTLEPCAMCAGAMVNARVDRLVYGASDPKAGAVQSLYEICTDPRLNHRIEVVGGIRAEESGALLTDFFRRKRAAGKAARSSGG; this comes from the coding sequence ATGTACCCCGCTGACGAACATTTCCTCGACCTCGCGCTGGAGGAAGCGAGGAAAGCCGCAGCGGAGGACGAAGTCCCAGTCGGTGCCATCGCCATCTACCAGGGCGAGATCGTCGGCACGGGACGCAATGCCAGGGAATGCAGGACGGACCCCCTGGCGCATGCCGAACTCGACGCGATCCGGAACGCATCGCGAAACCTGAGTCGGTGGCGCCTGACTGGAGTCACCCTGTACGTCACCCTGGAGCCCTGCGCGATGTGCGCAGGGGCGATGGTGAATGCCCGGGTCGATCGGCTGGTCTACGGCGCGAGCGACCCCAAGGCAGGCGCGGTGCAGAGCCTCTACGAAATCTGCACCGACCCCCGGCTCAACCACCGCATCGAGGTGGTGGGCGGGATTCGGGCGGAGGAGTCCGGCGCACTCCTCACCGACTTCTTCCGGCGCAAGCGCGCAGCGGGGAAGGCAGCCCGAAGCAGCGGGGGCTAG
- a CDS encoding tetratricopeptide repeat protein, which produces MRIACPGCKSTYTVDDSRVPPAGLNMKCPKCAAVFAVRPPAAAAPAAGPAVPLPGAAGAAPKAPPAGPPPGARAAVGTVAGSGAVPLPGTTPPSQQAAAAGAVPLPGGEPLAGQAFDPSMTPPLPGGENAGGGFDPFFDPPPPPAAGAVPLPGSFGPGFAPPPPPPAGGAVPLPGSFDPDFAPPPPPPAAGAVPLPGSFDSGFAPPPPAGGAVPLPGAGFAPPSSPGAAVPLPGAAPAAPAPGFGDLPSLVDFDAGPFGSDETRPMARPPQMPHLDPAAAAPPPVATTAMRPPQTPPPDLGFDFGAVDFAAPPPPPAAAAPPPAPPPPAEAEVFEFDEVAFDLPPPPPPAAPLAQSPRPFEDGGLEFDPTAAADTDEAIRAFVDGPAEAQASDRFHVRRSSGKIFGPFPVDAVRRMLGEGQLVGNEEVSRDGVSWVPLSSVHDLAAAIRAAPLAGAPPILGFNEDGVPQPTPSEVLRMKPPSKLEAASELLQRIRRRIDRKVIAAAAAVAIAGSGAVLEVATPYGFWFRKPLLGYDGPEEGTPLARQLSAARDEIRRDNFAAYQRALAAAERGLAEDPEDVHARAAWAQAAFHLQRRFGTGAQIPQAQSYLDALVATSQGNAEVRKARAAAALHAGQAASVAGHLGPLLAAPGGDLDATLLLAEAHLAQGNAGEALPLLEKAVALAPKAAAPLHLQGLALLATGDADGAREKLAAAFAADVQHAASAVELGSLALEAGDAAGARKHLEAALAAGAVPGIGGKVLARGQGLLGSALARLRLPTEAKAAFEAALAADAGNAEARLRYGRFLLERGDADQAVTVVEAVRARADADHDVAELLVRAWAAAGKMLQADNLVQALRKQKPEEARLFFLQGFVEEKSGKLDAAAASFREAIQRDEQRTDARVELARTLLAQGKTAEAREAIRDAVARAPGDPGAHTMQGEVRLAAGEPAAAIAAFEAAVRIDAEFTAAHLGRARALEMLGALPEAAAAYQTVLAINDAIPEHHLRLGTVLWKQKEMERAIAALEAAQKIAPKNAAILSRLGAAQFDAGQIDAAIQSIEGALSLDNTNPETYLYLARFQLAKGDGSAAVHALRRAIALDGKNATYPYELGLVFEKANNPVDALDAFKAAVKLYPAHADALEHQGNIYLSLNAGARAVKSFEAALAIDPERTRLLLAIADTHMRSNRWDAAIAALGRAPRDGSLQGVAFRLGMAYQEKGRSGEAIDWFQKAVSEDPADAMPWRQLGYAYKERNRIGEAVKAFRRYLEKKPEATDRAEIEDEIATLRI; this is translated from the coding sequence ATGAGAATTGCCTGCCCAGGCTGCAAGTCCACCTATACCGTCGACGACAGCCGTGTTCCGCCCGCCGGCTTGAACATGAAGTGCCCGAAGTGCGCAGCGGTCTTCGCCGTGCGCCCGCCGGCTGCAGCGGCACCGGCTGCAGGGCCTGCCGTCCCGCTGCCCGGGGCCGCAGGCGCCGCACCGAAGGCGCCGCCTGCCGGGCCGCCGCCCGGTGCCCGGGCCGCGGTGGGAACGGTGGCAGGATCCGGCGCGGTGCCGCTTCCCGGCACGACGCCGCCGTCGCAGCAGGCCGCCGCGGCAGGCGCAGTGCCCCTGCCCGGTGGCGAGCCGCTGGCGGGGCAGGCCTTCGATCCCTCGATGACCCCGCCGCTCCCCGGTGGCGAGAACGCGGGCGGTGGCTTCGATCCCTTCTTCGATCCGCCGCCGCCGCCGGCAGCCGGCGCGGTGCCGCTGCCCGGCAGCTTCGGTCCGGGCTTCGCGCCGCCGCCGCCGCCTCCGGCTGGTGGCGCCGTGCCGCTGCCCGGCAGCTTCGATCCGGACTTCGCGCCGCCGCCGCCGCCGCCGGCAGCCGGCGCCGTGCCGCTGCCCGGCAGCTTCGATTCGGGCTTCGCGCCGCCGCCTCCGGCAGGTGGCGCCGTGCCACTTCCCGGCGCGGGCTTCGCCCCGCCATCGTCCCCGGGCGCAGCGGTGCCGCTGCCTGGCGCAGCGCCCGCCGCTCCAGCACCGGGCTTCGGTGACCTGCCTTCGCTGGTCGACTTCGACGCCGGTCCCTTCGGCAGCGACGAGACGCGACCGATGGCCCGTCCGCCGCAGATGCCGCACCTGGACCCAGCGGCAGCAGCGCCGCCGCCTGTAGCCACCACGGCGATGCGCCCGCCACAGACCCCGCCGCCCGATCTCGGCTTCGACTTCGGCGCCGTCGATTTCGCCGCGCCGCCGCCGCCCCCAGCCGCAGCGGCGCCGCCGCCCGCGCCGCCGCCTCCCGCGGAGGCGGAGGTCTTCGAGTTCGACGAGGTCGCCTTCGATCTGCCGCCGCCGCCGCCTCCCGCGGCGCCGCTGGCGCAGAGCCCCCGGCCCTTCGAGGACGGCGGCCTCGAATTCGATCCGACCGCAGCAGCGGACACCGACGAGGCGATCCGCGCCTTCGTCGACGGACCTGCGGAGGCGCAGGCCTCCGATCGCTTCCACGTGCGGCGCAGCAGCGGCAAGATCTTCGGCCCCTTCCCGGTGGATGCGGTGCGGCGGATGCTCGGCGAGGGACAGCTCGTCGGCAACGAGGAGGTCTCCCGCGACGGCGTCTCCTGGGTACCGCTCTCCTCGGTGCACGATCTGGCAGCGGCGATCCGCGCGGCGCCCCTCGCCGGCGCGCCGCCGATCCTCGGATTCAACGAGGATGGCGTGCCGCAGCCGACTCCCTCCGAGGTGCTGCGGATGAAGCCGCCCTCGAAGCTGGAGGCGGCGAGCGAGCTCCTGCAGCGGATCCGCCGCCGGATCGATCGCAAGGTGATCGCCGCCGCCGCCGCCGTGGCCATCGCAGGCTCCGGCGCGGTGCTCGAGGTGGCGACGCCCTACGGCTTCTGGTTCCGCAAGCCGCTGCTCGGCTACGACGGACCGGAGGAGGGCACGCCGCTGGCGCGGCAGCTCTCGGCGGCCCGCGACGAGATCCGCCGCGACAACTTCGCCGCCTACCAGCGCGCCCTGGCCGCAGCGGAGCGTGGCCTCGCCGAGGATCCCGAGGACGTCCACGCCCGTGCCGCCTGGGCGCAGGCAGCCTTCCACCTCCAGCGCCGCTTCGGCACCGGCGCCCAGATCCCGCAGGCGCAGAGCTACCTCGACGCCCTGGTGGCGACGAGCCAGGGCAACGCCGAGGTCCGCAAGGCGCGCGCTGCGGCGGCGCTCCACGCAGGCCAGGCGGCCAGCGTCGCCGGGCACCTGGGGCCCCTGCTCGCAGCGCCTGGAGGCGATCTCGACGCGACCCTGCTCCTCGCCGAGGCCCACCTCGCGCAGGGCAACGCCGGCGAGGCGCTGCCGCTCCTCGAGAAGGCCGTCGCCCTCGCCCCGAAGGCAGCAGCGCCCCTGCATCTGCAGGGGCTGGCGCTCCTCGCCACCGGCGACGCGGACGGGGCCCGGGAAAAGCTCGCTGCGGCCTTCGCCGCCGACGTGCAGCACGCAGCCTCCGCCGTGGAGCTGGGCAGCCTCGCGCTCGAGGCCGGCGATGCAGCAGGCGCCCGCAAGCACCTCGAGGCGGCGCTCGCAGCGGGCGCCGTCCCGGGCATCGGCGGCAAGGTCCTCGCGCGGGGACAGGGCCTGCTCGGTTCGGCGCTGGCGCGGTTGCGTCTTCCCACCGAGGCGAAGGCAGCCTTCGAGGCGGCGCTCGCCGCGGACGCCGGCAACGCCGAGGCGCGCCTCCGCTACGGCCGCTTCCTCCTCGAGCGCGGCGACGCCGACCAGGCGGTGACCGTGGTCGAGGCGGTGCGCGCCCGCGCCGACGCCGATCACGACGTGGCCGAGCTCCTCGTCCGGGCGTGGGCCGCTGCAGGCAAGATGCTGCAGGCCGACAACCTCGTGCAGGCGCTCCGCAAACAGAAGCCCGAGGAGGCGCGGCTCTTCTTCCTGCAGGGGTTCGTGGAGGAGAAGAGCGGCAAGCTCGACGCAGCTGCGGCTTCGTTCCGCGAGGCGATCCAGCGCGACGAGCAGCGCACCGACGCCCGCGTCGAGCTCGCCCGCACGCTCCTCGCGCAGGGGAAGACCGCCGAGGCGCGCGAGGCGATCCGCGACGCGGTGGCGCGTGCCCCCGGGGATCCGGGCGCCCACACGATGCAGGGTGAGGTGCGGCTCGCCGCGGGTGAGCCCGCAGCGGCGATCGCAGCCTTCGAGGCGGCGGTGCGGATCGATGCGGAGTTCACCGCGGCCCACCTCGGCCGCGCTCGGGCGCTGGAGATGCTGGGGGCGCTCCCGGAGGCGGCTGCCGCCTACCAGACCGTGCTCGCGATCAACGACGCGATCCCCGAGCACCACCTGCGGCTCGGGACGGTGCTCTGGAAGCAGAAGGAGATGGAGCGGGCGATCGCCGCCCTCGAGGCCGCCCAGAAGATCGCGCCCAAGAACGCGGCGATCCTCTCGCGCCTCGGCGCCGCGCAATTCGATGCGGGGCAGATCGACGCGGCGATCCAGAGCATCGAGGGCGCCCTCTCCCTCGACAACACCAACCCGGAAACCTACCTCTACCTCGCGCGCTTCCAGCTTGCGAAGGGGGACGGCAGCGCCGCGGTTCACGCGCTCCGCCGCGCCATCGCCCTCGACGGCAAGAACGCCACCTATCCCTACGAGCTCGGCCTCGTCTTCGAGAAGGCCAACAATCCGGTGGACGCGCTCGATGCGTTCAAGGCCGCGGTGAAGCTCTACCCCGCCCACGCCGACGCCCTCGAGCACCAGGGCAACATCTACCTCTCGCTCAACGCCGGTGCCCGGGCGGTCAAGTCCTTCGAGGCGGCGCTCGCCATCGATCCCGAAAGGACGCGGCTCCTCCTCGCCATCGCCGACACCCACATGCGGTCGAACCGCTGGGATGCGGCGATCGCGGCCCTGGGCCGGGCGCCGCGGGACGGTTCGCTGCAGGGCGTCGCCTTCCGCCTCGGGATGGCCTACCAGGAGAAGGGCCGGAGCGGCGAGGCCATCGATTGGTTCCAGAAGGCGGTGAGCGAGGACCCGGCGGACGCGATGCCCTGGCGCCAGCTCGGCTACGCCTACAAGGAGCGCAACCGGATCGGCGAAGCGGTGAAGGCCTTCCGGCGCTACCTCGAGAAGAAACCCGAGGCCACCGATCGCGCCGAGATCGAGGACGAGATCGCCACGCTGCGGATCTGA
- a CDS encoding SixA phosphatase family protein, with protein sequence MRVYLVRHGIAAPGGTELDEHRPLTDDGRRLFRLSAAIWAEQGGSPTRWIVSPLVRAVQTCEIGLAAFGLDGPVEVTTALAPDARVSAAAQLVDDRYGETLALVGHLPLIGALAAFLLGLRSVPAPLQPGAILALDLPEGEGAPRLAWHLVPGEPPKLLVPPA encoded by the coding sequence ATGCGCGTCTATCTCGTCCGGCACGGCATCGCAGCGCCGGGCGGCACCGAGCTCGACGAGCACCGCCCCCTCACCGACGACGGGCGCCGCCTCTTCCGCCTCAGCGCCGCGATCTGGGCGGAGCAGGGCGGATCCCCCACCCGCTGGATCGTCTCGCCCCTGGTGCGCGCGGTGCAGACCTGCGAGATCGGCCTCGCCGCCTTCGGCCTGGACGGGCCGGTGGAGGTGACCACCGCCCTCGCCCCCGACGCGCGGGTCTCCGCAGCGGCGCAGCTCGTCGACGATCGCTACGGCGAAACGCTCGCGCTCGTGGGCCACCTGCCGCTGATCGGCGCGCTGGCCGCCTTCCTCCTCGGCCTGCGCAGCGTGCCGGCGCCGCTGCAGCCCGGCGCGATCCTCGCCCTCGATCTGCCCGAAGGCGAAGGTGCGCCACGCCTCGCCTGGCACCTGGTCCCCGGCGAGCCGCCGAAGCTCCTCGTCCCGCCGGCGTGA